tcaaaaaggCTTCTGTATTATCtatttattattgtaatattacAAGTTGTGCCTGGACTGTTGTTGTATACAGGTTTATTCTGGAGTGAAATGGCTTGATCCAGGAAGTTATCATGTTGTGTATGTGTAgaccaaaaaaacaataacccaATCTAAAACTACAGTTTTCATGTGACTGATGatcaacaaaaatgtttgtctgCATCCGTTCTGATGGTTTGATTAAACTAATGTCATGAATTAATTTTCATTAGTAAAACAAGTCAGAAATGTGTctttaagttaaaacattttattcacattttaaagGTTTCCAAATATACAGACAGTGTAgtatacaaaaaataatttataataaataaataatttacaataataaataaataaataatgtatataaatattataaatacactTTCAGTATGCAACATCAATGTTGGCATGCTCAATAAACTGGTAACGTATAAAGCCTTCTACAATGAGTCCAGATGATCAGTGCATCGTTGCCACAAGGAGGTCCAATTTTTCTAGAATATATTTTGTCTCTTTCCTGATGAGCTCCCATGCTTGTGCACTGTAGTTCTGAAAACACAGTAACATTAATATTAGCATGGTGAATTTACtatataatacagtataattaCTATATTGTCAAACAAAAGAAAGGTCATCatacaaaatacatgaaattatTCTTCATGATGTAGTATTTCAATTCATATGTATGTCCTATGCACCATACATCTCCTATAAAATATACTATATGTGCCTTATACAATGTCATAAGAATACTGTGTTGCTGCTGATTAATTTACACCCATGTTTCTCTGATACTGTGTCGTAGAACAAGTGTAATGATTTAGTTGTTTAGGCCAACAGATAATTTAAACAGAAACTACCAGGTGGCGTTAAAGAAGGCATAGATAGGAATGTGCCCACTGATAACTAGTGGGCTAAGTGGTCATttaagacccccccccccccgaatcATAAAACATCTCCCAAGTTCTAATTTTGgttataaagaaaatatttacatttcacttagtacagcatctgtgatggtaaaGTACGTACTGTTAAGTATTTAGCAAGCCACAATGCCTTAATTGGAACATACTACTTTGTCATAAAATAGCATCTTGAAAACATACCATGTTTTACCACATTACAAACCACACAAATGTGAGCTATTACAATAGACACTAATAAGCATTGAGCTAAATTCAcaatcttttttatttcattatagtTTTTCATGACATGTTAACTTGACTTGAATTTTATCGGAAAATCGGTTACAGTCAGCAATAAACGAGAATTAACAAACCAAACTCACCATTTCTACTAGAACCTTCTTATTCAACTTCTTGAAGAAGCGTTTCAGTCTCTTAAACTTTGTGGCAGGTGACACCTGTTGgagaaagttaaaaaaaaaatcagtcacCCAGTGAATATATTGTAGATGCTCCAAAGCATAGTTAGTAGGGTTAACCTCTTTGTCCCCCCtttaaggtcagaggtcaccatCAATCAATGCTGGAGCAGCAGAACCTGGTTCTACCTAGCACTCCCAAATATTTAAGACCCATAGAATGTACATTTGACGATCAATTGTTTAGGGCACAGTTTATGTTACTTACACAAGACTTGAGGTTTTGAAACTGACGATGGAGAAGGATGAGAAAATCATCCAGCTTCTTCTCTTCCCAGGTGACAGCGTCCATATTCTCATCAAACAGTTTGAAGATTTCATGAATAGTCTCATTCAGGAATCTGACTTTGACCTCATACTAAACAAGAATACATAAAGACAATATTAGAAACAGTTTGAGCCTAAATTATGGCATTAATGAACATTTTGATGAAGACTTGTACACTGATACATTGGCTATGAAGTCAAAACTGTAGTTTTACCTGAGCATCTTCCATGCGTCTGTAAAGGGATTCTGGGAAAAAGACAGGAACATCCTGCTTTGTGATATTTCCACCCTGGAAAGtaatcaaaattatattttaagtcCCACTTCAACGATATCTTTCATGCAATCAAGATTGATGTAACATATAGTTTCCACAAATACACAGATGCAGTGGCAAGTCAACAATGTCCTCCATACAATCAAGACTGGTATTGTTGCCACAGATACACAGATTCAATAGCAAGCCTCTGTCAATACAGCATAGCACACATTTTACTATGGGCAACATTTCTTCAAGAAATAAATGCatgaaatatactttttttttaaatgtactgtcTTTAATACACCATTCTCGAATACAGTGAGCAGATATCTAATTTCTGACCACAATTTCTTGCATGCAATCAAGATCAACGAAGTATTGTTCCAAgatcaacaaagtattgttcCTAATGATTTtatacagacacagaaacaccttttttgttttactgtctttAATACACCATTCTCAAATACAGTGAGCAGATATCTAATTTCTGACCACAATTTCTTGCATGCAATCAAGATCGACAAAGTATTGTTCGTAATGATTTTATACAGACACAGAAGCAAGCCTCTGTCAATACAGCATGTTTTACTATGGgaaacatttttctaaataacatGCTTGGttggttgtttttctgtcattaAAAAACATTCTCTAATACAGTGTGCATATAGCTTACCATCTCGTCCAACAGAGAATGATATTTTCCACTCAAGGTGCCGTAGTGATCTTGGATCCAGTCACAGCAAAGACACACGCTCTTTGCACACACAGTACTGCAAAGAATAAGTATGAGGTAAGTCCAGCTCTGCATTGTAAACCTTTGCATTGTAAGTAGTAGGTTGCTTTACAGTTAGTTTTCCACTTAATTTTGAACATCTTGGCTTTGTGCAGGACTTTTATAAGGAGTTTGGAAAGGGAAAATCGTGTAGTAAATTTCCCCGGATCAATATACGGGAGGTGGGACTTTCACTTTCCAAACTCTCACTTGCAGCCAAAATGAGTTCCATGCATAGCCCGTCTTCTGGGcgacaaaatcaaatcaaaacattaacCCATTCCCTTTACATTAGCGTTGAATGACAGTTGAACCACGACAATATCGTACATATTATATATAGTTACCGGTTTTTCGCTGGAAAAGGCTTTTCGACCGGAGCTTTAATCGGGGTCAAAATACTCGTTCCCACCAAATTTGATAACCATATCTTCAAAGTAGAAATACAATTCCAACTTCTGAAGAATCTTAACAAGGTACGAGATTTGTTTCCTGAGATTCGTTGTACAACAGACAAGAATATTGTTCCGCTGTGCTCGGGCAAGTCCTCCGCTGGACAAATGAAAAGTGAAATCGAGCGTCCCCAGTACCTCCCCTCTTATCATTTTCAATGACGCAATAAACTTTCAAGCGCTGCTTGAATTTCAAAGTTGAAAGTTGATTACGTCATCGAAAATGACAAGAGGGGAGGTACTGGGGACGCTCGATTTCACTTTTCATTTGTACAGCGGAGGACTTGCCCGAGCACAGCGGAACAATATTCTGGTCTGTTGTACAACGAATCTCAGGAAACAAATCTCGTACCTTGTTAAGATTCTTCAGAAGTTGGAATTGTATTTCTACTTTGAAGATATGGTTATCAAATTTGGTGGGAACGAGTAT
This is a stretch of genomic DNA from Esox lucius isolate fEsoLuc1 chromosome 11, fEsoLuc1.pri, whole genome shotgun sequence. It encodes these proteins:
- the LOC106024528 gene encoding interferon a3-like — protein: MEDAQYEVKVRFLNETIHEIFKLFDENMDAVTWEEKKLDDFLILLHRQFQNLKSCVSPATKFKRLKRFFKKLNKKVLVEMNYSAQAWELIRKETKYILEKLDLLVATMH